TGGCTCGGGCGCTCGTCGCCGCGGCCCGACGCGGCCCGGCAGGCCGAGCTCCTGGCCGCGGCCGCGGAGGGCGCCGACGCCGAGGACGTCCGGGCGGCGCGGCGCCGGGGGCGCGACTGGGGGCGGTTCACACGCAACTTCGTCGTCCAGGGCACGGCGGCCGAGTGGGCGCTGTGCTGGATGGCGGCGCTGCGCCGGCGGCTGCGCAGCATCGAGGGGCGGCCGCACCTGGTGTTCTTCCTGCACGACGAGGTGATGGTGCACTCCCCGGCCGACGCGGCGGACGAGGTCGCGGTCGCGGTGGCCGACTCCGCTGCCGAGGCGGGGCGGCTGCTGTTCGGGGACTCGCCGGTGGACTTCGCGTTGCAGGTCGCCGTCGTCGAGAGCTACGCCGAGGCGAAGTAGGCGCCGCTCAAGCCCGGCGCCGCAGGTGCCGACAGGTCTGGGGTGACGCAGACGGCCGAGAGGGTCACCGCCGCGCGCCCTGCTGCGCCCGGAAGCAGCGTCGTCCGCCCGGCCGGCGCTCCGCGCGGGGGTCGTGCGCGGCTGCGGCTCCTGCGGTGGCGGGCGGTGCAGCGCGCGCTCGTCCCCGCCCGCGCCGTCCACGCCGCCGCCCTCGCGGCGCTCCTGCTCGTGCCCGTGGTCGTCGTGGCGTCGTACGCGCCGGTCTGGACGGGGCAGCCCGAGCCCGCCGACCTCGCGTACTTCGGCCCGGCCGGCGCGGCGATCCTGCGCGGCGCGTGGTCCGAGGTGTTCCGGGACCCCGCGGTGCAGGCCGGTCCGCTCGAGCTGCTCCCGTTCGGCGTGCTCGAGCTCGTCGGCCCGAGCACCGGGGCGGGCTGGGTGGTCGCGCACGCCGTCGGGAACCTCGCGCTCGTGCTCGGGTACCTGGTCGCGGTGCTCGCCCCGCTAGCCCGCGGACCCCTGCGCCGGCGCGCGGCCCGCAGCGGCGCGACGTCGCCGTCCCGGATGCGACCGCTCGTGTACGTCGGCGCCGCGGCCGGCGCGCTCGTCGTGCTCGGCGAGGACCTGCCGTGGGCCGTCTCGAGCGGCCACCCCGCACAGGTCGCGGTCCCCGCGCTGTGGGTCGTGGCGGCCCACGCGGCGCGGCGCGGGCACAGCACCACGACGGGGGTGCTCGTGGCGCTCTCCGCGGCGTGGGAGCCGTGGGGTGTGCTCGGGGCGCCGGTGATCTTCTGCGCCGCCCGCCCCGACCTGGTGCGGGCCGCGTGCGCAGGCGCGGTGACGGTCGCGCTCACCTACGGGCCGTTCGTCGCCACGGGCAGCTTCCGCATGTTCGAGCTCGCCTGGCCGGTCACGGGGATGTCCGCCGTGCACGCGGTGCTGCCGGACCTCGAGGAGTTCCCGTGGTCGCTGCGCCTGCTCCAGGCGGTCGTCGTGCTCGGTGTCGGCGTCGCGGTCGCGCGGCTCGGTCGCCGGTCGGTGTACGCGGCGTGGCTCGTCCCGCTGGCCGTGCTGACGACCCGGCTGCTGCTGGACCCGGTCATGTGGCAGTACTACTGGATCGCCCCGCAGGTCGTCCTCGTCGCCCTGGCGGCGTTCGCGGTGGCGTCCCGGCACCGCGCCGCCGCGGTCGTCTCCGTCGGCGCGGCGCTGGTCGTCGAGAGCCCCGGGGCGCGGACGCTGCCCGGGCTGGCCGTCCTGCTGGTGCTCACGGTCCTCTGCGCGGTGCTGCTGCACGTCCGGGCGCCGGCGCCGCGGGAGGAGCACGACCGGGTGCCGGTGCCGCGCGAGGAGCACGTCCCGGTGCCCTGACGCCCCGCCCGTTGCGGCGCACCGCGGACCCGAGGATGCTCGGAGCCTCGGTGGCGTCGACGAAGACGGGGGACCTCGATGATCCGCATGCGGCGCGTCGTGCCGGTCGTGGTGGCAGCAGTGGTCGCGGCGGGGCTCACGGCCCTCACGGGTCCACCGGCGAGCGCCGCCACGGTGCCCGCGGGGTTCACGGACGCGCTGGTCGCGGACGTCGACAACCCGACGGCCATCGCGTTCACGGCGGACGGGCGCATGCTCGTGACGCAGCAGGCGGGGCGCCTGCGGGTGCGGACCGCGGCGGGCCAGCTGCTCGCGACCCCCGCGCTCGACCTGGCGGGCCGGATCTGCACCAACGGGGAGCGCGGCCTGCTGGGCGTCGCGGTCGACCCGGACCCGGCGACGCGCGCGATCTACATGTACTACACGGCCCGCGGCACGAGCTCGACGTGCCCGGCGAGCCAGGGGGCGAACCCGCCCGGCGCCCCGGTGAACCGAGTCTCCCGGTTCGTGCTCCGCGACGACAACACGGTCGACCCGGCGAGCGAGCGGATCCTGCTCGACGGGATCTACTCGTCGGCGAACAACCACAACGCCGGTGACGTGCACGTCGGCAAGGACGGCTACCTGTACGTCTCCGTCGGCGACGGCGGGTGCGACTACAAAGGCGACAGCGGCTGCGGCGGCAGCAACGACGCGGCGCGCGACCGGAACGTGCTGCTCGGCAAGATCCTGCGCGTCGACCGCACGACCGGTGCCCCGGCGCCCGGCAACCCGTTCCTCGGGGCGGGCACCGCGAGCTGCCGGCTCGGCCCGGCGCCCGCGGGGACGATCTGCCAGGAGACGTTCGCGTGGGGCCTGCGCAACCCGTTCCGGTTCGCGTTCGACCCCGACGCCGCGGGCACGGTGTTCCACGTCAACGACGTGGGCCAGAACTCGTGGGAGGAGATCGACCTCGGCACCGCGGGCGCCGACTACGGCTGGCCGGTGCGGGAGGGGCACTGCGCGCAGACCGGCTCGACGACGAACTGCGGCGGGCCGCTCCCCGCGGGGATGACGAACCCGATCCACGACTACGGCCGCCCGACGGGCTGCGGCTCGATCACCGGCGGCGCGTTCGTGCCGAACGGCGCGTGGCCGGCCGCCTACGACTCGGCGTACCTCTTCGCGGACTACGTGTGCGGCAAGATCATGATGCTCGTCGGCGGGACGCGCACGGACCTCGCGACGGGGCTCGGCGGCGCGGTGCACCTCGAGTTCGGGCCGCACGCCGGCAGCCAGGCGCTGTACTACACGACGTACGCCAACGGCGGCGAGATCCGCCGGATCGCGTACACCGGCACGGCGAACCGGGTGCCGACGGCGGTCGTCTCCGCCTCCCCGGCGACCGGGCCCGCGCCGCTCACGACGACGCTCGACGGCTCGCGCAGCAGCGACCCCGACGGTGGCGCGCTCACCTACCTGTGGTCGTTCGGCGACGGCACGCCCGACGCGACGACCACGAGCCCGACGGTGCAGCACGTCTACGCCGCGGGCACGTGGACCGCGACGCTGCGCGTCCGGGACGCCGCGGGCGCGACGTCCACCCCGGTGACGACGCGGATCAGCTCCGGCAACACCGCGCCCACGGTGACGATGACCTCCCCGGCGGCGGGCGCGACGTTCGCGGTCGGCAGCACCGTGCGGCTGAGCGGCACGGCGACCGACGCGCAGGACGGCGGGCTGCCCGGGTCACGCCTGAGCTGGTCGGTGATCCGGGTGCACGACCAGCACACGCACCCCTTCCTCGCCCCGGCGCCCGGCAACGAGCTCACGTTCACCGCTCCGGGGCCCGAGGACCTCGCGGCCGCGGCCAACAGCTACCTCCGGGTCAGCCTGACCGCGACGGACTCGCAGGGCGTCTCCACGACCGTCACGCGCGACCTGCAGCCGCAGAAGGTCGCCGTGACGCTCGCGACGGCGCCGGCCGGCCGGACGCTCACGGTCA
The Cellulomonas sp. NS3 DNA segment above includes these coding regions:
- a CDS encoding PQQ-dependent sugar dehydrogenase, which produces MIRMRRVVPVVVAAVVAAGLTALTGPPASAATVPAGFTDALVADVDNPTAIAFTADGRMLVTQQAGRLRVRTAAGQLLATPALDLAGRICTNGERGLLGVAVDPDPATRAIYMYYTARGTSSTCPASQGANPPGAPVNRVSRFVLRDDNTVDPASERILLDGIYSSANNHNAGDVHVGKDGYLYVSVGDGGCDYKGDSGCGGSNDAARDRNVLLGKILRVDRTTGAPAPGNPFLGAGTASCRLGPAPAGTICQETFAWGLRNPFRFAFDPDAAGTVFHVNDVGQNSWEEIDLGTAGADYGWPVREGHCAQTGSTTNCGGPLPAGMTNPIHDYGRPTGCGSITGGAFVPNGAWPAAYDSAYLFADYVCGKIMMLVGGTRTDLATGLGGAVHLEFGPHAGSQALYYTTYANGGEIRRIAYTGTANRVPTAVVSASPATGPAPLTTTLDGSRSSDPDGGALTYLWSFGDGTPDATTTSPTVQHVYAAGTWTATLRVRDAAGATSTPVTTRISSGNTAPTVTMTSPAAGATFAVGSTVRLSGTATDAQDGGLPGSRLSWSVIRVHDQHTHPFLAPAPGNELTFTAPGPEDLAAAANSYLRVSLTATDSQGVSTTVTRDLQPQKVAVTLATAPAGRTLTVNGQTVTGPTTLTSWAGFDLRLGVPAQTDAQGVPFVLDRWSDGSTAGDRVWRTPATATTLTATLTQRGLLGTYFDNADLTGTSVTRVDPTVGFRWGAAAPVAGIGADTFSVRWTGSVVPRHTQTYTFATTSDDGVRLWVDGRLIIDQWTRHAPRVDTGTVALTAGQAVPVRLEYFDDRLDATIQLRWSSASQVSEIVPASQLRPR